TTCTTGTACAATCAATCCGGTTCTGAAGACCCTAGGGCCAGTTTCTGGCTTGCCTACGAAGAGGGTTCCCCTCTGGCCGACAGTGGTGTGTTCACCGGGGTCGCGAACGGCTATGATCTTGTACCTGAGTCAGCTAACGACAATGCCACCATCAATCTCGTTGACGGATATTCAGGCTTTAGTCCTAATGGCAATGTTTTGATCAATTTGCCAATCATGTTTTATTCCGAAGTGGTCTTCTTACGTGCGGAAGCTGCTTTGAGAGGATGGGTAGGAGGTAATGCCAATGCCCTGTATTTGGAAGGGGTTCAAGCCTCTATGGATTTAGTAGGGGTGGATGCCGTTGCGGCTGCGGATTACATAGCGGCCATACCAACACTTTCCGGTTCCAATGAACAACAACTTAAACAGTTGATCACCCAAAAATGGATTGCCAACTTCCCCAATGGTGAAGAAGGTTGGGCAGATTTTAGAAGAACGGATTATCCGGACATCACGCTACCCATTGATGGGGTAAGCAGTAATTCCACTGTGGCACCCGATACTTGGGTAAAACGGGTGAGATACCCCGATAATGCCCATGAACTTGAATCCGAATTTATGCCGGCGTCCCGAAATACTATTCCTGCAGATAGAATGGATATTCGTCTGTGGTGGGATACCGCCGATACCAAAACAAAGTCAGGCGGCTTGATGAGTAGTAACTTCTAACCAAAAAAAAGCAAAATGAAAAATAAAATAGTTAAAATAGGAAGATGGTTTTTGCCAGTGTTTGCTTTCCTTTTATTTACCATTTCCTGCGATGACGATGACGATTCCGGCTCTGGAGGAAATTTTGACCTGGCTACCCTTCAAGCAACCATAGATCAGGCAGAATCCTTGATTGAAAACAGTGTGGAAGGAATAAACGCAGGGGATTTTCAACCGGGGGCCAAGGATGATCTGCAGGATGTCCTCAACTGGATTTACGGGCGTATCGAAACATCGGACAGCCAAGCGGATATTAATGATGCGGTTTTAAAGCTAAATGCTGCCATAGACACCTTTTTGGAAAGTACGGTGGCCACCGCATTTCTTTATGTGAATCATGGTGTAGGATCGGGAATAGAATTATCTGATAATGTGAAAATAGCTTTGTACCAAGCTTCAACCATTGAAATGGAGATTTATATTGCCGATCTAAATCAATTTGGTTTTTCAAATAATCTATTCAGTACGGAAGATGAGCCATCCAGAGGTTTCGCGGCCAGATATTTTGGTACGGGAGAAATTGAACTTGTTGCCGGAACGGCGGATGGGTGGCCGACGTCACCTATAAGCCCTGCTGGAACACTGAAATCTGGAGAGTGGATGAATATAGCGTATACAAACTCGGGTACGGAACAACATTTGTATATCAATGGAGATTTAATTACTTCGGGTACTGGAGTTCCTGAGTTTACCGATGTGCCTTTTGTACTTGGAAACAGTCCAACTTTTAATGATCGTTCATGTAACACGGTGTACAGGGAGTTTAAGGTTTGGAACTCCGTCTTGGACCAAAGCACGATTCAAGGAAATATTGGTCAAACAGTGGAAGGCACTGAAGCTGGTTTGGTGGTCTATTTCCCGTTTGGGGCTAATTTAGGGGCCACCTTTGATGATATCGTTGGAAACTCTACGGCAACATTACAGGGTAATACGCAATGGGAAGAAGAACTTCCGGTGATTATAAAGGATTTTTCCGCCTTACAGGCAGCTATTGCGGCATTAACGGATTACAGGGATAATACGGTATCGGAAGGAACCAATGATGGCGACCACTCAGTAGGCACAACAAATTATATTAATGGGCTTTTAACGGCAGCTGAAGACTTATTGATTTCAGACCCAGCACAAGGGGCTATAGATGCCACTGCACAAAGTTTGTTGGATACCATTGATTTCCTTAATGATAATTTAGTGGCCGATTCCAATGGGGTGATTAAGACTGAAGATACGCCCCAAGAGGACTTTTTTAGAATTACACCTGCATACACACCTTCCGGGGATTATACCATTGAGTTTGAAATGGAGTTTGGTTCCTTCTTTGGATTTGAAAGAACCGAAATCTATACCAACAATCATTACAAGATGACGGTTACAGGTATTGCGGATCCTGCGGATGAATCAAGCTTTTTTGCCTCTGGGGAATTACGGGCAGAGTCGTTTGCCGGTGGTGATTTGGATTGGCAATATGCCACTAGTTCGCCATTGACCGTGGTACCTGGTGAATGGTACCATATTGCTCTGGTATATGATGCCGGAACCGATGTTGCCCGGCTTTATGTAAACCAAGAAATGGTTGCAGAACAAGATGGTTTTGGCTTACCTAACGGATGGCCAGCTCCTGAAATCGATTTCTTTAGGGGACAGGATTTACTTGGGGCCTTGAGAAATATTAGGTTCTGGGATACCGCTAGGAATGCTGCCGATTTAAATGCAGCGATAACAGGTAGCGAGCCGGATTTGCAAATGTATTTTCCACTTGATCGTGTTGGAGGTATCCAGGTTAAGGATGGAACAGAAGCAGATATTTACACTGGAACCCTAAAAGGTGGGGTACTATGGAACAAATAATATTTTGATTTAGCGTAGTTTTCAGTTAGAGTTAGTTTAATTGAGTGATGAAAGGACAGGTAAAACCTGTCCTTTCTTTTTAATTCAACAAATACTGAGATGACGTTTAAATGGCTTTGCGTGCTATAGGTTTGTGTACATCGAGTACCTAGGTTATTTGAATCTTCTTTCCGGTTCAAAAGTTTAAAACTCTTTTCATAGGGCCTAGTTGATGACCAATACCAGTGAGTCACAATTGAACGGGGATAAAGGGATGGGTCATGGAAAGCCCTTTTTTACCATTACATTTATGTTTTTCATGTGTGGGTGTATTAAATAATATGAGTTCGACATAATTTTTTCATCAACCAAAATCCGTCAAATTGAGTGGTTTTTCGTAATGAAATGAAGAAAAATTGTATCGAAATTAGGATTTTGCAAGAAAATTACTTGCCTGCCTTGCCGATCAGGCAGGTTTTTCGATACATTTTTGCTTTCGCAAAAACACCCAGAGCCTGTTTGGGAATTTGTCAATTGTTTTCTTATGCCCCTTTTTGCACGGCACATTGTTAAAATTTTAGTCCATAACTATGGCTATGAACAAAAATTTTGCCTCGTTCCGCACTAAAAATGGCCTATAACAATTCCAATCACAAATTCCCAAACAGGCTCTTAAAATGACGTAATTTTTTTATATCGAACTTACTTTAAAGTAAAGAACGATTAACCCATTCCGCATTTAAAAGAAGCTACGGCAACCCCGGAATATGAACGAATTCTCACCTATCGGTCATATTTCAGCCCTTATGAAAAGGATGCGATTATGGAATGCAACCATATACTCCGATTTTTTAACACCGATGGTGGGCTGGAAAAGCAAATCAACCACAAAATCTTACAATGGGTTTTTATGGCATTCACCCACGTAGCCAAATCACCTTGATTTCACCAAAATTCGCCTTGCCTTGCTATTGTTAATACGAAGTAGGTACATCCCTGTAGAAATGAAATCGCTTAGGCTCAGACGAGAGGTCCGATTGTTTTCGTTGTATTCCACATTTTTAATGGCAATTTGCGATCCGTTCAGGTCAAATAAGTAGAATTTATCGCCTTCTTTGGTATTTGCCACATATAATTCACCGGTATCATTCGGAATAGGATAAATAATATGGTTTGTTGATTCAGGAGGTGCAGGAGGAAGATCGACCTCAAAATAGGAAGCTGCAAAATTGAAGGCATCAATCCCAATTTTTTCACCGACCAATCTGCCGGGAATATCATCTGCCGGAGGGTGAATACCTCCCCATATTCGAGAAAGGCTACATTGGTCCGATGCATCCCTATAGGAAGCCCACTGCAATTTTATATCTACCGATGGCCCTTCCTCAAACACAAGAAATTCATTTTGCTTTGCTACAAATTCCCCTAGACCACCGGGGAAATATTGACTTCCCGTTAGTAAGGTCAGTACCTCTGCAGCAGCCCTTGAATAGGTAGAATGGCCAGAAACGTAACCTGCAAAAGGCGGCGTAACAAAACTGGGGCGTTGGTAGGGCCACCATTCGTCCGCCAAAATCCAATCGACTCCAGCGGTATCGGTGTCCGTATCGCCAATATAACGATGACCTTTCCAGGCAAAAAGCTTGATTTTTCCAATGTTTTCGCCTTCCCTTCCGGCCAAAGGGTCATTTACATCAACCAACTCAATATAATTGGTTAACAGGGGTATTCCATTTTCATTGTAGCTGGGAAGATTTGGATCTGAACTCTGTCCTTGATCCGCCATATATCGAATAGCGGAAATAGGTCTAACATAATCATACCAACCTTTGATGCTCCATGCCGAAATAGCCGCATCATGCATGGCTCCCCCAAGGGTAAAATAGGTCTTAATGTCCCATTCCAAAGGCGATAGTAGCGGGCCTTCCCCGTTTAAACGTTTTTCCAATGACGGGTGGTCATTTACATAGTTCAATAGGGTAAACCAATGTCCTGGCGGGGTTTCGGAATCGGGGCCATCGGCCCAAAATTCTGCCAAGACCCTGGCATAATCGCCGCGTGGGGCCATTTGGGTATCATAGGCCATGCCCGTAATGGGGTTTGTGGAATAGCCCTGTCCTATATCACCACCTTCCAACAACTTATAAAAGTTGGGATAATCCGAATAGTCGGTTGGAAAGCTTTGTATGTCCAAATTACCGATTGATCTTGGTGATATGTCCCATAATACCCCATCGGCGGGATCGAGATGTGCACTCCACACGGACACCAAAGAGAACCCCCATTTGTAGGCCTCGGATAATCGTGGGTTCGACGAATTTATATAGGGTGGCGCCTCCGGATCGTTGTATACTTTATAGTCATTGCCATTTCTAGTGTATGTGGTTACCACATCATTGGCCATGGCAAACGGGGACACATTGCCCCATTCAGGACTCAAGAAGTCTATTGTCTCCCCTTCAATTAGATTTCCGCTTTGATCTATAAAAGTATCCAAACTTAAAGATTGCCAACGATCGGGGTCTGTTATATTTGGATTTCCGGGCAGAATAGGGGCCAAAGGACTATTGATCGGTTCGTAATGGGCATTGTTATAACCTGTTTGTTCCCTTGATCCATCCTGATTGCCATAGTCGATATACGTTTCTGCGATAAAATTTCCCAGGGCCGCGGGGTTTCCCGTAACATAATTGACACTTACCATGCTTCTATCGTGGCCCAGTTGATCCATTAAAAGATTGAATTTTGCCAAGGTCGACTGGGCACTGGGGGAGTTTCTAAAACGATGTGACAAGATCCGATAAGCGGCATGGCTGATGACGGTATTTAGGTTTTGCTCAAGGTTATCGGAATCTGGTTCGAATCCCGCAAATTGGTTTCTGAAACCGTGGACCTCATTACCGATCAAATACGTTTTTGTATTGTTCAAAATAGCCCATGCATCATACATGGCCGCACTGGTATGAAACAGATTTCTGGCATGAATGGTAGGTCTGGCAAAATCCCCCCTAATGGCGTCCAATAGTGCCTCGTTCCATACCCTGGCAATTGATTTGTCCGGGGAGATTTCCGAAGCACTAAGGGTTACATTCAATGTGATTTCTTCGGACGAGCATAAAGGACCACTGATTACAGCAATTACCTCACCAGCACTTTCAAAACTCCATTCCACCTCAATGGTATCGGTATTTTGGCCTGACGTAATTTCACCTCCAGTTACCTTCCAAACAATCGACTGACCGGATTGCAGGGAAAGGCTATAGGCTTCCTCTGCAAAAAAGCCCGTACTTTGTCTGCCTTCAATGGTATTGGTTATGGATAGGTACTCGCATGTGCCATCATCCATAATGGCGTTAGGGTTATAATTGCAGGAACTCGGGTCGGTACAACCAAAGATCAATGAAGCGGTATTGTTGTCCAACACTTCAAACCCATTGTTTTCTATAGCTCGGATATGGGTGTTTGCCTCAATATTTTGGTGGGTTTCCTCAATACCCGATGGCCAGGTAATTTTCACCGAATTGACAGCTTCCCCACTGGGTATCCCAAAATGGACAGGCTTAAGGTTTTGCCCTAAAAATCCAACCCCTGTGTAGTATCTTTTTCGAACGGATTGGTCCGTGGTCAACTCTATGGTGGTGCCAATAGCATTTCTGTTGGATATTGTTCCTACCAAAGAGATTTTTAGCCATTGAAATTCGGGGTTTTCATTGGAACCAAGGGTATTGTTTCGGTACAAATGGGAATTTCTGTCGGAATTGGTCACTATAAGATCCAAATCACCGTCATTGTCATAATCAAAATCAACGGCTTCTACGCTTATCGCAAAATCCTCAAGCCCCACGGGTTGAATGGTGAAATCATTTTCGCCTTGGGCGTGGTTGTTTTCATAATAAATGTTGGTACCTGCTCCCCATCCAGGAAAGTCATACCCATTGACCACAAATAAATCTTCATCCCCATCCAGATCAAAATCACCAAATTTGGTGCCCCAGGCCCATCCGGAATCCCCAACGGCCTTATCCCGGGCATCTTCTGTAAACGTAGTATCGCCATCATTGGTCAGCAAAAAGTTCCTTTGAATGGCGGTAATGAAAAAATCAAAATGACCGTCATTATTGTAATCCGATACCGCAATACCCATATCATCAGCCTTGGTATCAACCCCATAACTTATGGCTTGTTCGGTAAAAGAGTTTCCACTGTTGTTGATAAAAAGTTGGTTGGCCTTCCTCAGGTCATTGGTAAGGTAAAGGTCCATATAACCATCTTGATTAAAATCGTACGGAAAGGGATTAAAACTGGGCAATTCTTCATTTTCGACAATATTGATGAGGTCGGAGACATCAGTAAAAGTGCCATCGCCATTATTTCGATACATGATGTTGAAACTGCAACTTTTCCATGTGGGGATATAGATGTCCAAAAAACTGTCATTATTATAATCAAACCATATGGCCGAAGTGTTTTCACAATCGTTGACCGATTGAAAACCGGCTTCGTTGGTCACTTCCGAGAACCTGCCGCTACCCTGGTTTCGAAACAGCTGAATCTTCTTTCGATGCGTGAATAAAATATCAGGACGTCCATCATTGTCATAGTCACCCCAGAAAGCGCCGTATTTGTGTCCGGCAAGTGCCCTAAAATCGTCTAGTTCCTCTTCATTGCCTTCCAAAGGAAACAAATTGACCAGGCCCGATTCTTGGGTCACATCGGTAAACGTACCGTCGTTATTGTTTCTGTACAGTTTGCTATGGGTCAATTCGTTGTTTTCCACATCTTTTGCAATGGCAACAACAAAGAAGTCAAGATCTAGATCACCGTCATAATCGGCAATGGCAACACCGTTGTTCTGGGCGAAGAAGTCAAGTCCGGCCAAATGCTCAACTTTCTCGAAAAGTTGTCCAAAAGTTGGATTATGAACAATAAGTAAACTAAATAGCAATAGTCTCTTTATCCACGTGGTTTTCATTTTCAAAGCATGGTTTCACCTATGGGGATTGCAACGAATGAAACCAGCACAGGCGAAAGCTATCTTTCAAGATAGGAATTTATAGCGTACCAGCTTTATTTGTTCGACGGACGGTTGACCAGCGTAGCTTAATGCGTCCTGTACGAATGTGTTCGCCGTATCGATCATTTTCCTGCAATGCGAAAACGAATGAAGCAAAAGGTTGTCAACTTTGTTCAAAAGAATCCCAATGCAACGAAAAGCAATGTGGATTGTAAAAAATCAGTACATGGAATTCTATTGGATCGAGTGTACCCATTTGACTTTCTTTTTCTATTTTTGTCCGGCGAAAACCGAACGGGAAGTTTCGTAGAACGATATAAGGTCGCGTAGCTCAGCTGGATAGAGCATCTGCCTTCTAAGCAGACGGTCGAAGGTTCGAATCCTTCCGCGATCACGAATAAGAAGAAACCTTGGATTTTGTAACAAGCTTGTTTGATTACGGGAATCCAAGGTTTCTTTTTTCAACGCGGAGCGTTGTAGGGAACAAGTTATTGAATCCTTCCGCGATCATGAATAAATCGAACAATTAGAAAAAACGCCAAGCTTGCTTGAGCGTTTTTTTTTGAAAGATTTTCAAAGCGGAACGTTTTAAGGAAGTTCGAGTTCCCGCAGAAAATCCTTCGGCGATCACGACACTCAAAAAAACACCATTGTTTTATCTGAAATTATGACTCTAGCGTGCTACCATCTCGCTATTCCCTTAAATTCGTACCTGCTATTTACATAGAGTTAATTAGTAATTGTCGGGTTTCAATGTTCATTTGGCGCTTCTTATTCAGGCATAGTTTCGATACCCTATTGTTTGCTTCAACAGGAATTTCTTGATGTAATTTTTCAATAAATTCCCAATGGTAAAAAACGCATTGAATTATTTTTTTGGAGCTTATACACGTTTCATACACAAAAACATATCGTTTCACCCTATTTTAATACAATTTCACTTTTTGAGGCTCTAATTATTTGTTGTTTTGGTAGAAACATCGATCATTCAAAAAAACATTAGGGAATTACGAATAAGCAAAGGTTTTATTTCTAATCGTATTGAATTCTGCAGATGATGAACCAGAGTTTCAATTCATGCCATTGCTGAGGGCGAAACTTGTAATCAGGGTTTGACCACAGGGATTTCGTACTCCAAAGCAACCGCTCTGCAAAGTAATTTGGACGACTATGCCAACGGGCATCCCGGAGCTTTCGGCCTTTGTACAAACCTTTGATGGTCAGTTTTGGGCAGGGGCATCGGGCGGTTATGGACAAAAATGATACTAAAGCACCAATAACGCCAATCAATAAATAAAAAACAATAAAAAGAAACAATAGATGGGAATGCACATGAAATTTGCCTTATTACTGCTTTGCACAAGTCTTTTGGCGCAAAATAAAAATAAGGAACTTGCCAGTTTTCAAAAATCATATCCCGATTTCGTTTCAAAAAAAATGAAAAAGCACAATGTAATTGGGGCCAACATTACAGTTGTTATTGATAATGAAGTGGTCGTGAATGAAGCATTTGGTTTTTCTGATTTGAAAAATAAAGTGGCCTCTGATCTAAATACAGAGTATCCAATTGGTTCCATATCCAAGATTGTTACATCAACGGCGATTCTGAAACTATACTCCGATGGTAAGATTGATATTGACAGGCCCTATACCGACTACGTGCCCGATTTTAAAATGAAAAAACACTTTTCCGGCCCTATTGATTTTACTGTACGACACTTACTGTCCCACTATGCGGGCCTGCCCCGATTACGGGCCAAGGGATTTTTAAAGAAGCAGCCCCTGCCTTTGGATAGCCTTTTATCGAATAGCCGTAACGAATATCTTATAGCACCGGCTGGAAAGGTATACCAATATTCGGATTGGGGTACGGATCTATTGGCCTTGTTGGTGCAAAGGGTAACAAAAATGCCTTATGAAGGATTTGTGGCAACCCATATTTTTAAACCCTTGGGAATGAATCATTCAGGGTTTGGCCAAGTGGACAGTAAGGGATATTTTAAAGGTAAAGAGACCAAAACCTATGAATACAGTTGGCCCGGGTCTGATGGTGCTTTTTCCACAGCTCTTGATTTAGCCAAATTGAGCCAAGTTTACTTTGTTGACAAGGAAATGGCACATACTTCCTTCTTAAAACCGGAAATTGTGCAGGAAGCCCTGACCCTCCAATTCACCGATGCTCCCATGGCCTACAATGAGCAAGTTGGACTAATGTGGGATATAAAGCCCCTCCGAGGGTTCAAAAGGGTAAGAAAAGCAGGGATTCATGAACCTTTTTATACCTACATCTTCTTTGTTCCCGAATACCGTTTCTCGGTGGTGATCTCTAGCAATTCCAATGCATCAAGTCAGTTTCATTGGGATGTTTGGTCCAGGGCATTTGATTTTATGGCCAAAAGGTATGATTTAAAAGGAGGTCAGAGCTCAATAAAAAAGCAACGGAATTCCGGGAAACTCAATTTAACCAAAGTACAGATGAAGGAACTGGAGGGAACCTACAGCACTGATTTGGGAATAGTGAACCTAAAATCAAATGGCAACAAATTCAATGTTGTACTTGGTCTGGACAATCGAAAAGGAATTGCCACGACCCACGAGGATAATTTACTTAAATTGTATGTAAAGATGATGGGGATAAAAATTCATGTCATGGATATATTTTGGGATAAGATCGGGGATGAACTTATTGTTGGGGAACAATATAAAAGTGGCAATAGAATTATTGGGGGGTCCAAGATTATACAAAGACCTATTCCTGAGACATGGAAACAAGCAGTTGGAACCTATGAGGTAGTCAATTATGATGATATTGATTATCAAACCATTGACCGGGCTAAGTTACTGATCAATGAATATGGAGTATTGGAACTGAGGGTACATCTTATTTATCCCGGTAAAACCCAATTTCAATTGGGACTCTCTCCTATGTCCAACACGTTGGCCATTATACCTGGGTATAACTTTGAGTTTTTTGGTGGAGAAACTGTTGAATTAACTAAAGGAAATAATGTTTTTGAATTGAAATTGTCAGGATATAGACTTCAAAGGATACTGGAATAGTAGTAAATGAGGTTGTCATTTTTAAGATATAAGAAGAAAGATGTATCAGGGGCACAAGAACTGCTTTTTAAATGGCCCTATATAGGGCTTATTACCATTTCGATTACAACGCTCAATTTTTTGATTACCTATAATCTTCGAAATACAACCGTCCAATATCTTTCTTTCTACGTTATTGATTTGGTAGCTACCTATTTGATTATCGAATTTTATGCATTTGGTATCCACGTTTTGAACAAAAGGGCACCTTTGGGCGATAATTTTGTAAAAAGGGTTACCTATCAATTTACAGCACATACGTTAAGCGTGGTCATTTTCAGCATCTTGATTAATGAACTTCTGGATGCCATTTTTTTTCAAGGAGAGCGACTATCCCTTTCTTTTGATTTTTATACTCAAGATACGGTAGTGGCACTTGTATTCATATTGCTTTTTCACTGTATCTATTTAGGTCTTTATTTGTTGTCTGCCAAAAGTGTTTTCTTAGAAGGGGAACCTAAGAAAATTAAGGTGTTTCAAGGCATGGCCCATAAACTGGTTGGTTTTAATGACGTTATCTGTGTGTATACCCAATTGGGAAACACCTATGTGGTGGATAGTAATTACAATAGTTTTGTGTCGGAAAAAACCTTGGGTGAGTTTGAAGAACTGGTTTCCCAACGCTTTTTTAGGGCCAACAGGCAGTTTCTGGTCACAATGGCCATTATAGATTCTTATAAGAGTGCAGGAAATGGTAAAGTAGAAGTTTTTTTGAAGGCAAATGGGATTGGCGATTTGAATAAAAGCATCTATGTGAGTCGGAGCAAGGCTTCTTCTTTTAGGTCATGGTTGAAGAAAGGATGAAAACGTAAAATGGCTATTGGTAGTCCATAAAAGTAGCTAACTCGACAATTCCCTAGACTCTTAAAAACCTAAAGGTTCAGATAGCTTCGATTAATCTATCGTTGTAGTCCATAAGAATAGTGGTTGGCGGGGATTTAAGATGTACTTAGGCATTTTTTCCAACAATGTTCCGGTTTACGGCGCTAATATTTATGTATGCTTTGCTATAATTCCTTTCTGGATCGCTTTTTCAAATGCCTTTGACTCGAATGAAATTTCAGTGGTCAATGTTGTGATTACCCTTATGTGTGGCGTTATCATCGAATTATTTTTCAATTATATTTAGTGCAGGAATAGAAACTTACCTCAGTGAAATACTTTTCTACAAATCTCTACCTAAAGATGCTTAATTGTGCCATAGCCGAGGGTATGTCCAGAAATGATTTTATGGATTGGCCCACTTCAATGCAGGAAGCGGAAAAATTGGAGGTTATTTGTGCAGAGGAGTTTTTAACTGCACACGAAGTACTTGACGATAAACTTGGCCCGGGGTTTGGAGTTCGGGTAGGCCAACAAATGATCATCGAGGATTATGGCGTTTTGGGGCTTTCTTGGCGTACGTGTTCCAGGGTTGGTGAGATTTTTGAACGGAGTGAACGCTACTTCAAATTGTTGTCCAACACCTTTGTCTGGCAAATCCAAAATGAGGGAAATATTTCGCGGGTCCTCCTCAACAGGGAAGCACATAGAAGGGGAATGGAATTATCCACGGAGGCCAGTTTGTCCGCAACCGTAGTCGTGCTGCAAGCCATGTCCGAAAAAGATATTGTACCACTGGAAGTTAGCTTCAAGCACAAGCCACCTCAGGACTTGACCAGCTTTAAGGTAGCCTTTAAATGTCCCATATTGTTTGACCAACCCCACTATGCCATTAGCTATAAAACGGAAGATTTGAATTTAAGGACAGCTAAAGCCGACGCCAGTATCAACAGCTACTTATTGCAGCAGGTTGATGAGAAGACAAAAGGCATTAAAATTCCTGGCAGTAAATTTGTTCGTGATGTTGAAGCACTTATAACAGATGCACTACCTACCGGTATTCCCAGTATTCACCATATTGGTGAGCTTACCGCTATGAGCAACCGAACACTGACAAGAAGGCTTTCCGAGGCCGGAGTGACCTATAGGGACCTCATCAAAAAAACCCAGGAACGGATGGCCAAGGACATGCTAAAGGATGAATCCAAAAGTATAGGGGATATTGCATTCCTTACAGGTTTTTCAGAACAAAGCGCATTTAACCGGGCTTTTAAAAAATGGTCTGGTCTTACCCCTTCGGAATATAGAAAAAACGGTTAGCAGTTTCGTTTTGGCATAAAATGTCAAAAGGTTGTCCTTAAGGGTCAAAAAACTCCTTTGACCACTTCTCACCTTTGTATCATCAAAAAAACAAACCTCTTACGATGATTGCATTGGTAAAACTCATAGTTACTATTTCATTTTCGTATCTCGCGAACTCCAGTAGTATCGCTGCACCGCTTGCTGAAAACAAGATTCGAAATTCTGAATATGTTTCAATTGCCATAGCCGAGAGTTCCAAGGAAAGGGCTTTTCAAATCCTTGAAAACAAGTGCAATGTCTACCACGGA
The sequence above is a segment of the Muricauda sp. SCSIO 64092 genome. Coding sequences within it:
- a CDS encoding LytTR family DNA-binding domain-containing protein, giving the protein MRLSFLRYKKKDVSGAQELLFKWPYIGLITISITTLNFLITYNLRNTTVQYLSFYVIDLVATYLIIEFYAFGIHVLNKRAPLGDNFVKRVTYQFTAHTLSVVIFSILINELLDAIFFQGERLSLSFDFYTQDTVVALVFILLFHCIYLGLYLLSAKSVFLEGEPKKIKVFQGMAHKLVGFNDVICVYTQLGNTYVVDSNYNSFVSEKTLGEFEELVSQRFFRANRQFLVTMAIIDSYKSAGNGKVEVFLKANGIGDLNKSIYVSRSKASSFRSWLKKG
- a CDS encoding AraC family transcriptional regulator; translation: MKYFSTNLYLKMLNCAIAEGMSRNDFMDWPTSMQEAEKLEVICAEEFLTAHEVLDDKLGPGFGVRVGQQMIIEDYGVLGLSWRTCSRVGEIFERSERYFKLLSNTFVWQIQNEGNISRVLLNREAHRRGMELSTEASLSATVVVLQAMSEKDIVPLEVSFKHKPPQDLTSFKVAFKCPILFDQPHYAISYKTEDLNLRTAKADASINSYLLQQVDEKTKGIKIPGSKFVRDVEALITDALPTGIPSIHHIGELTAMSNRTLTRRLSEAGVTYRDLIKKTQERMAKDMLKDESKSIGDIAFLTGFSEQSAFNRAFKKWSGLTPSEYRKNG